In one Acidimicrobiales bacterium genomic region, the following are encoded:
- a CDS encoding chorismate pyruvate-lyase family protein translates to MTHRDTHGTDENTVLLDEPGATWGDIAGLRPLQRVLLTTDGTVTNVLEALSGEPVALVKLSQSYDLSPADDPDLCTADGESLIRRRILLRGRSSGRNYVYAESVVMVNRLHPGLCRDLVETDNPIGKLLVQSRVETFREFVSWGFEPAGDIAVHFGLGEDDQLISRTYRVFSDRAPIMVITEKFPASAFREL, encoded by the coding sequence ATGACGCACAGGGACACCCACGGAACCGACGAGAACACCGTGTTGCTCGACGAGCCGGGGGCCACGTGGGGGGACATCGCCGGGCTCCGACCGCTGCAGCGCGTCCTTCTCACCACCGACGGCACGGTCACCAACGTCCTCGAGGCGCTCTCCGGCGAGCCCGTCGCGCTGGTGAAGCTCTCCCAGTCCTACGATCTGTCACCTGCCGACGACCCGGACCTGTGCACCGCCGACGGGGAGAGCCTCATCCGCCGCCGCATCCTCCTGCGGGGCCGGTCGTCGGGCCGGAACTACGTCTACGCCGAGTCCGTCGTGATGGTCAACAGACTTCATCCCGGCCTCTGTCGCGATCTCGTCGAGACGGACAACCCCATCGGGAAGCTGCTGGTGCAAAGCCGCGTCGAGACGTTCCGCGAGTTCGTCTCGTGGGGCTTCGAGCCGGCGGGCGACATCGCCGTGCACTTCGGGCTGGGCGAGGACGACCAGCTCATCTCGCGGACGTACCGGGTGTTCTCCGATCGGGCGCCCATCATGGTGATCACCGAGAAGTTCCCCGCCAGCGCGTTCCGGGAGCTGTGA
- a CDS encoding SDR family oxidoreductase, with protein MEGAAASGSATASGGAGAPAGPVAVVSGGARGIGRAAALALARAGHRVCVNDTGAALDGRHPDPSPARAVSEEIRAAGGAAMASTADARAADTARALVADVERWAGEAPTVLVHAAGTLRDGMVHKSSDDDWAEVLGSHLGVAVQLTRAMAPAIRSRRYGRIVYVAGAAGLVGNAGQASYCVAKAALFGLTRAVALEMAGRDVRVNYLVPFAFTRMTESIPPVSEQLRAYLGWAPRSTPGDVAGVIAWLCSDAGAAVTGQVVGVRATEVTVWSQPRPAAAVVGAAAWDPTRLVQDAEPRLAAHLTPLESEFDLFSAGPPAPGDGTH; from the coding sequence ATGGAAGGCGCGGCGGCGAGCGGGAGCGCGACGGCGAGCGGGGGCGCGGGAGCGCCGGCGGGGCCCGTCGCCGTCGTCTCCGGCGGGGCCCGCGGCATCGGGAGGGCGGCGGCCCTGGCCCTGGCCCGGGCCGGCCATCGCGTGTGCGTCAACGACACCGGCGCAGCCCTCGACGGGCGCCACCCCGACCCGTCCCCGGCGAGGGCGGTGTCCGAGGAGATCCGCGCCGCCGGTGGCGCGGCGATGGCGAGCACGGCCGATGCCCGCGCCGCCGACACCGCCCGCGCCCTGGTGGCCGACGTCGAGCGGTGGGCGGGCGAGGCGCCCACGGTGCTCGTCCACGCCGCGGGCACTTTGCGCGACGGGATGGTCCACAAGTCGAGCGACGACGACTGGGCCGAGGTGCTCGGGTCCCACCTGGGCGTCGCCGTCCAGCTCACCCGGGCGATGGCGCCCGCCATCCGTTCCCGCCGGTACGGCCGCATCGTCTACGTGGCCGGCGCCGCCGGCCTGGTCGGCAACGCCGGCCAGGCGTCGTACTGCGTGGCCAAGGCCGCCCTGTTCGGCCTCACCCGTGCCGTGGCGCTGGAGATGGCCGGTCGCGACGTGCGCGTCAACTACCTGGTCCCCTTCGCCTTCACCCGCATGACCGAGTCCATCCCGCCGGTGAGCGAGCAGCTGCGCGCCTACCTCGGGTGGGCGCCCCGCTCGACGCCGGGCGACGTGGCCGGCGTCATCGCCTGGCTCTGCTCCGATGCCGGCGCGGCCGTGACCGGACAGGTGGTGGGCGTGCGCGCCACCGAGGTCACGGTGTGGTCCCAGCCCCGGCCGGCGGCGGCGGTGGTGGGCGCGGCGGCATGGGACCCCACTCGGCTGGTACAAGACGCCGAGCCCCGGCTGGCCGCCCACCTCACCCCGCTGGAGTCGGAGTTCGACCTCTTCTCGGCCGGCCCTCCGGCGCCCGGCGACGGCACGCACTGA
- a CDS encoding PQQ-dependent sugar dehydrogenase: MRGRVLVTATASFLGVAVLSASAAHGPAAADGHLPTILHPRLAVEKVVDGLTTPVAFAFIGAGDLLVTEKNTGRVQRVVDGVAVGPVLDLAVNFGSERGLLGMALHPGFPADPGVYLYWTESTTGADTNVLSHTPLLGNRVDRFVWDGSSLTFDRTLIRIRAIQQDAGQPERGNHDGGVVKFGPDGKLYVFVGDVGRRGQLQNLPCGPTTTCPGPAVPDDQFGGPEPDDAHLTGAVLRLNPDGTTPTDNPFFSVGASIGGEVGRNVQRIFSYGHRNGFGMAFHPRTGDLWIEENGDDSFSELNRVLPGTNAGWVQIAGPVERISQFKEIETTFGARALQQLRWPPANIADTPEEARSRLFMLPGAQYRDPAFSWKWEVAPAGIGFVRGRGLGPQFAGDLFVGAAIPALEGGYLFHFEITGNGAKIAVDDPRLEDRVADNLAKHDITESESLLIGRNFGVVTDIQTGPDGNLYVVSLTRGAVYRIHRR; the protein is encoded by the coding sequence GTGAGGGGTCGGGTTCTCGTCACCGCAACGGCGTCATTCCTCGGGGTCGCAGTGCTGAGCGCGTCGGCGGCCCACGGGCCGGCGGCGGCCGACGGCCACCTGCCGACGATCCTGCACCCGCGCCTGGCCGTGGAGAAGGTCGTCGACGGTCTCACCACCCCGGTGGCCTTCGCCTTCATCGGCGCCGGCGACCTGCTGGTCACCGAGAAGAACACCGGCCGGGTGCAGCGCGTCGTGGACGGCGTGGCCGTCGGCCCGGTCCTCGACCTGGCCGTCAACTTCGGCTCCGAGCGCGGCCTTCTCGGGATGGCGCTGCACCCGGGCTTCCCCGCCGATCCGGGCGTGTACCTGTACTGGACCGAGAGCACGACCGGGGCGGACACCAACGTGCTGTCGCACACACCGTTGCTGGGCAACCGCGTCGACCGCTTCGTCTGGGACGGCTCGTCGCTCACCTTCGACCGCACCCTGATCAGGATCCGGGCCATCCAGCAGGACGCCGGCCAGCCCGAGCGCGGGAACCACGACGGCGGGGTGGTGAAGTTCGGACCGGACGGGAAGCTGTACGTCTTCGTCGGTGACGTCGGCCGGCGGGGACAGCTCCAGAACCTGCCGTGCGGGCCGACCACCACCTGCCCGGGCCCGGCCGTGCCCGACGACCAGTTCGGCGGGCCCGAGCCCGACGACGCCCACCTGACGGGGGCCGTGCTCCGCCTCAACCCCGACGGCACGACGCCGACCGACAACCCGTTCTTCTCGGTCGGTGCCTCCATCGGCGGCGAGGTGGGGCGCAACGTGCAGCGGATCTTCTCCTACGGCCACCGCAACGGCTTCGGGATGGCCTTCCATCCCCGCACCGGCGACCTGTGGATCGAGGAGAACGGCGACGACTCGTTCTCCGAGCTCAACCGCGTCCTACCCGGCACCAACGCCGGGTGGGTCCAGATCGCCGGGCCGGTCGAGCGGATATCCCAGTTCAAGGAGATCGAGACGACCTTCGGGGCGCGGGCCCTGCAGCAGCTGCGCTGGCCGCCGGCCAACATCGCCGACACGCCCGAGGAGGCGCGGTCGCGCCTGTTCATGCTCCCGGGGGCGCAGTACCGCGACCCCGCCTTCTCCTGGAAGTGGGAAGTCGCTCCCGCCGGTATTGGGTTCGTGCGCGGTCGGGGCCTCGGGCCCCAGTTCGCCGGGGACCTGTTCGTGGGCGCCGCCATCCCGGCCCTCGAGGGCGGGTACCTGTTCCACTTCGAGATCACCGGCAACGGCGCCAAGATCGCGGTGGACGACCCGAGGCTCGAGGACCGGGTGGCCGACAACCTCGCCAAGCACGACATCACCGAGAGCGAGAGCCTGCTGATCGGACGCAACTTCGGCGTGGTCACCGACATCCAGACGGGCCCCGACGGGAACCTCTACGTCGTCTCCCTGACCCGGGGGGCGGTGTACCGGATCCACCGCCGATGA
- a CDS encoding kelch repeat-containing protein, with the protein MATAVVVLASAALAVADPVDVGAASHGEGVWEQTTPLSVPRYDHTSTLIGAGKVLVAGGRTQGTSPVELPATAEVFDARTERWLPTGPMTDARWSHTATVLPDGRVLVAGGFGSPFTVTASGSGSNSQPVLDTAEIFDPRTGRWSRTASMGTRRALHVAALLPDGKVLVGGGRTCNQPPPAACNFTFVTSTAELYDPATGTWSPTGPLTAPRHTTSPAVLANGTVLVPAGFVGGGAPVATADVYDPATGTSTPTGNLNVARSRQGAMVLHDGSVLVAGGFATPTSELYSPATRTWSPTADIPLPPGANRRFNHAFAVLPNGKALVAGGATFPPSSITRNADLYDPATRTWVSAGDMHQAHGSSSSLSNSHPAVVLGSNPWRFEARPEACAPNCGKALVAGDNPTGAVELYTPSCPSVLPRPPQQLWCVRDGGPASGRPGAPGTPGEAGPPEWLGSEASADRPRD; encoded by the coding sequence GTGGCCACCGCGGTGGTGGTGCTGGCGAGCGCCGCCCTCGCCGTCGCCGACCCCGTCGACGTCGGCGCCGCCAGCCACGGTGAGGGCGTGTGGGAGCAGACCACGCCCCTGTCGGTGCCCCGCTACGACCACACCTCCACGCTGATCGGCGCCGGGAAGGTGCTGGTCGCCGGCGGTCGCACGCAGGGCACGTCCCCGGTCGAGCTGCCCGCCACCGCGGAGGTCTTCGACGCCCGCACGGAGAGGTGGCTGCCCACCGGCCCGATGACCGACGCCCGGTGGAGCCACACCGCCACCGTCCTGCCCGATGGGAGGGTCCTCGTGGCGGGAGGCTTCGGGAGCCCCTTCACGGTCACCGCCAGCGGGTCCGGCTCGAACTCCCAACCGGTCCTCGACACCGCCGAGATCTTCGACCCCCGCACCGGGAGGTGGAGCCGTACCGCCAGCATGGGCACCCGCCGGGCGCTGCACGTGGCCGCCCTCCTGCCCGACGGCAAGGTGCTCGTGGGCGGCGGCCGCACGTGCAACCAGCCGCCGCCGGCGGCGTGCAACTTCACCTTCGTGACGAGCACCGCCGAGCTCTACGACCCGGCCACCGGCACGTGGTCGCCGACGGGCCCGCTCACGGCGCCCCGTCACACGACCTCGCCCGCCGTGCTGGCGAACGGCACGGTGCTCGTCCCCGCCGGGTTCGTCGGTGGAGGGGCCCCGGTCGCCACCGCCGATGTGTACGACCCCGCCACCGGCACGTCGACCCCGACCGGCAACCTCAACGTGGCCCGCTCCCGCCAGGGCGCCATGGTGCTCCACGACGGCAGCGTCCTCGTGGCGGGGGGCTTCGCCACCCCGACCTCGGAGCTGTACAGCCCGGCCACGCGGACGTGGAGCCCGACCGCCGACATCCCCTTGCCGCCGGGTGCCAACCGCCGGTTCAACCACGCCTTCGCCGTGCTGCCCAACGGCAAAGCGCTGGTGGCGGGCGGCGCCACGTTCCCGCCGTCGTCGATCACCCGCAACGCCGACCTGTACGACCCGGCCACGCGGACGTGGGTGTCCGCCGGCGACATGCACCAAGCGCACGGCTCCTCCAGCTCCCTGTCGAACTCGCACCCCGCCGTGGTGCTCGGCAGCAACCCCTGGCGGTTCGAGGCCAGGCCCGAGGCGTGCGCCCCGAACTGCGGCAAGGCGCTGGTCGCGGGGGACAACCCGACGGGGGCCGTGGAGCTGTACACCCCGTCGTGCCCCTCCGTGCTCCCCCGTCCGCCGCAGCAACTGTGGTGCGTCCGGGACGGCGGCCCGGCCTCAGGACGGCCCGGCGCGCCGGGGACGCCCGGCGAGGCGGGCCCGCCCGAGTGGCTCGGGAGCGAGGCGTCGGCCGACCGCCCGAGGGACTGA